A stretch of DNA from Candidatus Ancaeobacter aquaticus:
AGTACTGTATGAAGCCTTTCATAATTCTGTTCTTTTGCTAGCGTCCAGGGTGCATTATTTTCTACATACCGGTTAGCAGATTGAATAACTGACCATAACTTTACAAGTATGCCGCTAAAATCAAGCAAATCAACCTGTTTCTCAAGCAATGATAGAAGCGTCTGGGCCTTTTCTTTAATCTCAAAGTCTTTTTCTGTTATTTCACCTGCTTTTGGTATGACTCCCCCGCAGTATCGAGACACCATTGACAATGATCTCGAAACAAGGTTACCAAGATCATTTGCCAAATCAGCATTATAACGATTCGTAAAACTTTCCCACGAAAAATCACCATCTCTATCAAAGGGTATCTCTCTCATAAGAAAATAACGCAGTGCGTCCGCGCCATGCTTATCGCATATATCAATGGGGTCAACAGTACGTCCCTCAGTTTTACTCATTTTCCCGCCTTCAATATACACAAACCCGTGGCCAAAAACACTTTTGGGAAGTTCAAGCCCGGCACTCATCAACATTGCCGGCCAGATAATGCAATGAAATCGTGTAATATCTTTTCCTATAATATGAACATCACACGGCCAATATTTTTTTAATCGATCCTCATTATCGGAAAAACCGCACCCTGACAGATAATTTATCAATGCATCAAACCAAACATACAATACATGCGTATCATCAAAAGGTAGCGGTATCCCCCATCCTACCGATGATCGTGTAACACTAATATCTTCAAGTCCGCCTTTTATAACATTGATCATTTCGTTTTTTCTGATCTCAGGCCTGATAAAATCCTTGTTGTTTTCGATATACTCTAATAACTTGTCCCCGTATCGAGATAGCGCAAAAAAATAATTTTTTTCAACGACCCAGTCAGGTTTACGTTTATGAACCGGGCACATACCATCTTCCAGATCTTTATCTTTCATGAACGCTTCACATGAAACACAATACCATCCTTTATATTCACCCTGATAAATATCGTTTTTATCATTTATCCTTTTGAACATTTCCTGCACGGTATCAATATGGCGTTTCTCTGTTGTACGAATAAAATCATCAAATGAAATATGCAAATGACTCCACGCATCCTTGAATTTTGCGATCATATCATCGCAATATGCGTTCGGCGTCATGTTCATTTCCTTAGCCTGTTTCTCGACATTAAGACTGTGTTCGTCAGTGCCCATTAAGAAAAATGTTTCATATCCAAACATTCGTTTAAAACGTGCAAGCACATCAGCGCCAATTTTTTCATAGGCTGTCCCCAAGTGAGGACTGCTATTGACATAATCGATTGCTGTTGTGACATAAAAACGTTTTTTCATAATTGAGAATCCACTATTGTTTTTTGTTTTTACCTGAGTCTTTTGATTCTGCCTTCAGTATTGTTAACTCTTTGACCGGAACATCCATCGTCCTGTCATTTTCAATCTCTACCATAACCGTCTGTCTCAGAATATTAAGATTAACCACTTTACCATCACCGTATTTTGTACGCACCAATGTTCCTTCTCGCGGCAAACATTTCTCGAGATGCTTATATGTCTTAAACTCATACTTAAGACAGCACATAAGCCGTCCGCATAAGCCTGATATCTTGTTTGGATTTAGTGATAGGCGCTGTACTTTCGCCATTTTTATATTTACCGGATCGAAATCTTTCAGAAACTGCGCGCAACACAACTTTCTTCCGCAGCAGCCGATCCCACCAAGTATTTTTGCTTCATCACGCACACCTATTTGTCTCATTTCAATACGTGCTTTAAATACATTTGCGAGATCTTTAACCAGTTCTCTAAAATCTATTCGTCCATCAGCGGTAAAATAGAAAACGATTCGTGATCGATCAAAAGTATATTCAACATCAACAAGCTTCATTTGCAGTTTGTGTGTCAGCATTTTTTGCTGACAGGTTTGAAACGCTTCTTTTGCGGAACTCTTATTTGATTCAATTTTTTTCATATCTTCAGGTGTTACTTTACGAACATTTTTGTGAAGCGGTTTCTCAACATCAGCATCAAGAAATGATTCAGGATCGCCAATAACTTCCCCATAATCAACGCCTCGTTCTGATTCAGCAATAACATAATCACCGATAACCGTTTCAATATCGTTTACCATGCAAAAATGTGTTTTACCTTCTTCTCTCATCCTGACTTGTACAAATTTCTCCATATATTCTCCAAACACGTAATCTTCTATTTAAACATCATTACATATCAGAGACCGCCTCCAATACTTTAGGCGGCTTCCCCGATCTTTAAAAACAAACATTCTAAGGCCAGTTTCAGATTGCCATTACCCATAATAGCATTTTTTACATATTCAATTGACTCAATGATAACCTCAAGTCTTTCGAGTGTATATTTTTCTGCAAGCGTGTCAATGACTTCCCGATGATCAACATTAACAATGTACGATCCGCTGGCCACTTTACAGGCTACGATATCCCTATAAAGCAGTATAAGAAACCGCAGCATTTCAATTATCTCATCTTTAAAAGCTCCTTCAATATACGCTTTATCAATATCAGTAATTTCACCCCTTGATTCCTTTATCTCGTCTTCTTGCTTGTCCTTTTCATCACGCAATGCATCTAACATTCCTTCAACAAAACTCACCACATGTGTGATCGAGCAACATTTACCTGATACTATCTCTTCAAGCACCATTTTTCTTCTGGCCATATACTCGCTATTTAAGATGGTTTCAATCCTACCGATCCTTCCCGCTGCAATAGCGCTATAGAGCTCAATATCACTTTCATCTAGATTATACCTTTGCCTCAGTATATCTTCTATATATTTTACCGATACCGGATTAAAATCAATGATTTGACATCGCGAAGAGATTGTTGGTAAAACAGAATCCTTATGTGAGGTCGTCAGAACAAATACCGTATCAGCCGGCGGTTCTTCAAGTGTCTTTAAAAGCGCATTACTTGCCGCAGGATTCATAAGGTCAACATCTGAGATAATAAATACTTTTTTTCTGGCTTCATACGGCTTAAGATATGCACTTTTTGTTATTTCTCTGGCTGATTCGATTTTAATCAAACGTGATGTCCCACTCGGCCCGTACCATTTTACATCCGCATGATTCATCCCATTTATTTTTTTGCAACTCTCGCATGTATCGCACGAGTCCATATCTCTTTGGGTACAATTAAGTGCCTTAGCGAATTGTAGCGCAACAAAACGTTTCCCAACACCACGCACACCGCAATATAAATACGCATGCCCTACCTTACCGGTCGATATGCTATTTAAAAGTCTACTTACAATAGATTCATGTCCGAGTACATCCTTAAACGACATATTCACCCCTATTAAAACCGAAATATTTTTTTTCTTTTTAACAACATATTGACGTTCGCAATAATGCTTTTGTGTATATCATGCAGTTCGAGCGAACCATCAAGGATCACACATCTTTTAGGCTCTTTCTTTGCAAGACTCTTAAACCCTTCTCGAATATGTTCATGAAAAAGTTCTGTCTCAGCTTCAATGCGATCGAGCGTTCCTTTCGGGGCATGTTCCTTTTCGAGATGTGCCGATCTTTTTAACCCGGTATAAATATCTATATCGATTATGAATGTTCTATCAGGCATAATTTTCTGAGTAGCTATTTTGTTCGCTTTAACAATAAAGTCTTTTTCAATACCTCTTCCATATCCTTGATACACAAAAGTAGAATCAATAAATCTGTCACAAATAACAACAGCACCATCTTCAATATGCGGTTTCACTACTGTATCAACATGCTGTGCACGATCAGCCAAATAAAGAAATAATTCAGTGATATCAGTGATCCCTTCATACGACTTATTTAGAACAAGCTCTCTGATCTTCTTGCCTAAGAACGTCCCTCCTGGTTCTCTTGACATAAAGACTCGATAGCCCCTTTTGCGCAGGTAATCAAATACTAGTTGTGCTTGTGTTGATTTACCGCATCCTTCAATACCTTCAAATGTTAAGAGAACGCCTTTCATAAATACCTTTCATTAATATCACTATTTTATTTCAGCTCTTTAGCTTTTATCTATACTATAAACTGTTCCATCAGGTTCATCTTGTAAAGATATGTTCCGAGTGCCCAGAGCATCTCTTATGATATCAGCCTTATCCCACACTCGATTTTTTCGGGCATAATTTCTCATTTTGATAAGATCTCTTACATCACTTTCAGATAGTTCTTTTTTTGCGAGAACTTCGTCAAGACTATCAACTGATTTCTCCTCATCTTTCAGTACCTTTAGTATCTCAACCACATGGTACGTTACCCCTAAAATAGTGAGCATTAAGACAAGGTCACTATACCCTGTGCGCAACATCGATTGATCGCCCGATCCTGACATAATCTTATTCAATTCATGCCTCAGATCAAAAACGACTGCTATTGCCCGTGCAGTATTAAAATCATCATCCATTGCTTCTTCAAATTGGTTTATCCATGTGCTTTTTTCAGTACTCTCTACATTTATGACTGTATCTTTTTCAATGATTTCAACAATACGTGCAATACAATTTTCAATTCGTTCAATATTTTTTTGCGCTTCACGCAGTTCTTCGTCACAAAAATCTATCGGACTTCTATAGTGCTTGGTCATAAGAAAGAAACGCACGACATTACCGCTATACTCCTTAAAAATATCTTTTAATGCAAAGAAATTACCCAGTGATTTTGACATCTTTTCTTTATTAACGGTAACAAACCCGTTATGAACCCAATAACGAACAAATTGCTCACCTGAAATCGCTTCGGCTTGAGCAATCTCATTTTCATGATGCGGAAAGATAAGGTCTTGCCCGCCGCCATGTATATCAAATGCTGTTCCCAAATATTTTGTCGACATTACAGAACATTCTATATGCCATCCCGGTCGGCCTTTTCCCCACGGTGATTCCCATGAAGGCTCATCTTCTTTGGCTTTCTTCCATAAGGCAAAATCCATTGGTGATCTTTTGTTTTTATTAATTTCGACACGCGCTCCGGCAAGCATATCCTCCAGGGTTCTTTTTGAAAGCTTGCCATAAGAAGGTAATTTCCCAACTTCAAAATAAACGTCTCCATCTACGGTATACGCAAAACCTTTATCTATAAGTGTCGTAACCGCATGAACAATGTCCGCTATATGCTCTGTCGCTTTTGGCTCTCTGGTTGGTTCCAATACGTTAAGTTCCTGCATATGCTTCTTGAAAGAATCATAGTACTTACCGGTGACATTCTTTACCTCTTGCGAGAGATCGGATACATCGGCTTTTTGTGCTTTTTGTATTATCTTATCGTCAATATCGGTGACATTTCTCACATAGGTCACTTGATATCCCTTATACTCCAGATATCGTTTCACAATATCAAAGGTAATATAGCACCGTGCGTGCCCGAGATGACATTCATCATAGACTGTTACTCCGCATACATACATACGGACCTTTTTTTCCTCACGAGGCACAAAAGGTTCTTTATGAGAACTCATCGTATTAAATACGTTCAACGTCATAGTACTATCCTCTATTGTATCTGTTCTAATATATTCCCGACCCGAGCACAACACCGGATTTTACCTAAAATATTAATAACATCAATAAGTTCAGGCCCATGCGCACTTCCTGTAATAGCGATCCTGAGTGGCATATAAAATTGTTTTCCTTTAAGACCGGTTTTTTTCATCACCGCACTGAAATACGCTTTCCAATCATAGTCAACCCCACACTCTTCTGAACCAAGGCCGCTAATAAATTCCTGAAAGAGAATCGCACTGTCTTTCACTATTTCTTTTTCTTCCGGACCTAAAACAATCGTATCGTTAAGAATTTTTTCAACATGCTCACTCACCTCAGAAAGACAACGTAAATACGGCAGGACCAACTGCACGATCTTTGTTATTTCTTCCATTTGACATTCGTCAACATTCTCCTTAATGAGACCGGCACGTGCCAGATAGGGCATTGCAAGATCAGTTATTCTTCCGCAATCAGTATTGCGCAGATAATTTGCATTTACCCAGTTCAACTTTGTATAATCAAAAATAGAAGCCGATTTATTTACACACTCAAGCGAAAATTCATCAACCATTTCGTCTATTCCCATAATCTCTTTATTGTCCTTAGGTGCCCACCCGAGGAGCGCCAGATAATTCTTTAACGCTTCAGGTAAATATCCTAATTCCCTAAACTCACTCACTGAAGTAACCCCATGTCTTTTAGAAAGCCGCTGGCCGTCAGGACCCATTATCATAGGCATATGCGCAAATAATGGTAACGGATATCCTAGAGCTTCAAATAAAAGCACATGTTTAGGGGTGTTTGAGAGATGATCTTCTCCCCGTATTACATGTGATATTTTCATCAGTCCATCGTCAATACATACCGCGAAATGAAACGTCGGGATCCCCCCAGATTTCATAATGACAAAATCACCCATTATACTGGTATCAAATTCAACCGTCCCACGGATAATATCGTCTACACGGACAATTCTTTCGGGCACTTTAAAGCGCCACGAGGGTTTTATTCCTAAATCGGTTTTTTCCTGAATATCTTTTTCGGTAAGGTCCCGACATCTATTATCATACTTTGGCGCTGTACCATTTTTCATTGCTTCCTTGCGACGGAAATCTAGCTCATCCGGCTGACAGAAACAGGGGTAAATATGCCCTTTAGATTTGAGTGTTTCGAAATGCGTGGTATAAAGCTGTGATCGCATAGACTGCGTATACGGTCCGTACTCTCCCCCGATATCAGGCCCTTCATTCCACGGTAATTGCAACCAGTTCAGATCTTCAAGCATTGCTTGTGTGTACTCTTCTTTTGAACGCTCCCGGTCAGTATCTTCAATACGTACAATGAATGTACCATTATGCTTTTTTGCAAAAAACCAATTAAAGAGAGCCGTTCGCGCATTACCGATATGCATGTATCCTGTCGGTGACGGAGCAAAACGTACTCGAACACCTGTATCACCACACTGTTTATTCATATACTGTTCCTTCTATGATTGTTCTCATAATTAATACTCTACTCAGACACTATACTAACAATAGCGTGAGCTGCAATACCTTTTTTTTCGCCAGTAAACCCTAAACCTTCAGTGGTTGTTGCTTTAATATTGACACTGCTAGGATCAACATCTAAAGCGCG
This window harbors:
- a CDS encoding stage 0 sporulation family protein, whose protein sequence is MEKFVQVRMREEGKTHFCMVNDIETVIGDYVIAESERGVDYGEVIGDPESFLDADVEKPLHKNVRKVTPEDMKKIESNKSSAKEAFQTCQQKMLTHKLQMKLVDVEYTFDRSRIVFYFTADGRIDFRELVKDLANVFKARIEMRQIGVRDEAKILGGIGCCGRKLCCAQFLKDFDPVNIKMAKVQRLSLNPNKISGLCGRLMCCLKYEFKTYKHLEKCLPREGTLVRTKYGDGKVVNLNILRQTVMVEIENDRTMDVPVKELTILKAESKDSGKNKKQ
- the gltX gene encoding glutamate--tRNA ligase, with product MNKQCGDTGVRVRFAPSPTGYMHIGNARTALFNWFFAKKHNGTFIVRIEDTDRERSKEEYTQAMLEDLNWLQLPWNEGPDIGGEYGPYTQSMRSQLYTTHFETLKSKGHIYPCFCQPDELDFRRKEAMKNGTAPKYDNRCRDLTEKDIQEKTDLGIKPSWRFKVPERIVRVDDIIRGTVEFDTSIMGDFVIMKSGGIPTFHFAVCIDDGLMKISHVIRGEDHLSNTPKHVLLFEALGYPLPLFAHMPMIMGPDGQRLSKRHGVTSVSEFRELGYLPEALKNYLALLGWAPKDNKEIMGIDEMVDEFSLECVNKSASIFDYTKLNWVNANYLRNTDCGRITDLAMPYLARAGLIKENVDECQMEEITKIVQLVLPYLRCLSEVSEHVEKILNDTIVLGPEEKEIVKDSAILFQEFISGLGSEECGVDYDWKAYFSAVMKKTGLKGKQFYMPLRIAITGSAHGPELIDVINILGKIRCCARVGNILEQIQ
- the cysS gene encoding cysteine--tRNA ligase — encoded protein: MTLNVFNTMSSHKEPFVPREEKKVRMYVCGVTVYDECHLGHARCYITFDIVKRYLEYKGYQVTYVRNVTDIDDKIIQKAQKADVSDLSQEVKNVTGKYYDSFKKHMQELNVLEPTREPKATEHIADIVHAVTTLIDKGFAYTVDGDVYFEVGKLPSYGKLSKRTLEDMLAGARVEINKNKRSPMDFALWKKAKEDEPSWESPWGKGRPGWHIECSVMSTKYLGTAFDIHGGGQDLIFPHHENEIAQAEAISGEQFVRYWVHNGFVTVNKEKMSKSLGNFFALKDIFKEYSGNVVRFFLMTKHYRSPIDFCDEELREAQKNIERIENCIARIVEIIEKDTVINVESTEKSTWINQFEEAMDDDFNTARAIAVVFDLRHELNKIMSGSGDQSMLRTGYSDLVLMLTILGVTYHVVEILKVLKDEEKSVDSLDEVLAKKELSESDVRDLIKMRNYARKNRVWDKADIIRDALGTRNISLQDEPDGTVYSIDKS
- the metG gene encoding methionine--tRNA ligase, whose translation is MKKRFYVTTAIDYVNSSPHLGTAYEKIGADVLARFKRMFGYETFFLMGTDEHSLNVEKQAKEMNMTPNAYCDDMIAKFKDAWSHLHISFDDFIRTTEKRHIDTVQEMFKRINDKNDIYQGEYKGWYCVSCEAFMKDKDLEDGMCPVHKRKPDWVVEKNYFFALSRYGDKLLEYIENNKDFIRPEIRKNEMINVIKGGLEDISVTRSSVGWGIPLPFDDTHVLYVWFDALINYLSGCGFSDNEDRLKKYWPCDVHIIGKDITRFHCIIWPAMLMSAGLELPKSVFGHGFVYIEGGKMSKTEGRTVDPIDICDKHGADALRYFLMREIPFDRDGDFSWESFTNRYNADLANDLGNLVSRSLSMVSRYCGGVIPKAGEITEKDFEIKEKAQTLLSLLEKQVDLLDFSGILVKLWSVIQSANRYVENNAPWTLAKEQNYERLHTVLYNLCEVVRLCSVILYPYMPEKAKEISAQLGLPQAFDSLVQTDALLWGGIKDGTAIGKLTPLFPKIEK
- the holB gene encoding DNA polymerase III subunit delta'; translated protein: MSFKDVLGHESIVSRLLNSISTGKVGHAYLYCGVRGVGKRFVALQFAKALNCTQRDMDSCDTCESCKKINGMNHADVKWYGPSGTSRLIKIESAREITKSAYLKPYEARKKVFIISDVDLMNPAASNALLKTLEEPPADTVFVLTTSHKDSVLPTISSRCQIIDFNPVSVKYIEDILRQRYNLDESDIELYSAIAAGRIGRIETILNSEYMARRKMVLEEIVSGKCCSITHVVSFVEGMLDALRDEKDKQEDEIKESRGEITDIDKAYIEGAFKDEIIEMLRFLILLYRDIVACKVASGSYIVNVDHREVIDTLAEKYTLERLEVIIESIEYVKNAIMGNGNLKLALECLFLKIGEAA
- the tmk gene encoding dTMP kinase, translating into MKGVLLTFEGIEGCGKSTQAQLVFDYLRKRGYRVFMSREPGGTFLGKKIRELVLNKSYEGITDITELFLYLADRAQHVDTVVKPHIEDGAVVICDRFIDSTFVYQGYGRGIEKDFIVKANKIATQKIMPDRTFIIDIDIYTGLKRSAHLEKEHAPKGTLDRIEAETELFHEHIREGFKSLAKKEPKRCVILDGSLELHDIHKSIIANVNMLLKRKKIFRF